A single Nostoc sp. PCC 7107 DNA region contains:
- a CDS encoding helix-turn-helix transcriptional regulator: MTLIFNKSEWDEMWQQTANPELQKFGSDGFEEVLEMPQIAGQGYSYHIELSPGVSLGFADCQYHEDLIIKTATHDHLIQINILLSGFLDCEGVHPRLGGTRSYFSGSGISPAVTDKHQGGGRLSFVNVEIEPEVLESFLDDAQRQLDNIKQLFKGEDWKVAFYPKVTEKVRSLAQELWHPPYRGAAKRLYLQAKVFELLALYLDLIADNQEPVRNLPRFKPDTIDRIYHAKEILTTQIDHPPSLSALAQLVGVSDRTLQRGFQTLFQTTVVGYLTQLRLDKAENLLRQGDVCNGQRQPTVAEVANLVGYGHLGHFSAAFKRRFGITPRQCLAGNKTVFGG, from the coding sequence ATGACATTAATCTTCAATAAATCAGAATGGGATGAGATGTGGCAGCAGACTGCCAACCCTGAACTACAAAAGTTTGGCTCTGATGGATTTGAGGAAGTTTTGGAGATGCCGCAAATTGCTGGTCAGGGTTATTCTTACCATATCGAGCTATCACCTGGGGTCTCGTTAGGTTTTGCAGATTGCCAATACCACGAGGATTTGATAATCAAGACAGCTACCCACGACCATTTGATTCAAATTAATATTTTGTTATCGGGATTCCTTGACTGTGAGGGCGTTCACCCGCGTTTGGGTGGGACGCGTAGTTATTTTTCTGGTAGTGGGATTTCGCCTGCTGTCACCGATAAGCATCAAGGGGGAGGGCGTTTGAGTTTTGTGAATGTGGAAATTGAACCAGAGGTGCTGGAATCGTTTTTGGACGATGCACAACGCCAGCTAGACAATATCAAGCAACTATTCAAGGGTGAAGATTGGAAGGTGGCGTTTTACCCAAAGGTGACAGAAAAAGTGCGATCGCTTGCTCAAGAATTATGGCATCCACCCTATCGCGGTGCAGCCAAACGCCTATACTTACAAGCCAAGGTGTTTGAGTTATTAGCCTTGTATCTCGACTTAATTGCTGACAATCAAGAACCAGTTCGCAATCTACCAAGGTTCAAACCAGATACAATTGACCGTATTTACCACGCCAAAGAAATTTTAACCACCCAAATCGATCATCCACCATCACTATCGGCACTAGCTCAACTGGTGGGAGTCAGCGATCGCACTCTACAACGCGGTTTTCAAACCCTCTTTCAGACAACGGTTGTGGGCTATTTAACACAGTTGCGGTTAGATAAAGCTGAAAATTTATTGCGCCAAGGCGATGTCTGCAATGGGCAACGCCAACCCACAGTAGCAGAAGTAGCAAATCTCGTAGGCTATGGGCATTTAGGTCATTTTTCGGCGGCATTTAAGCGGCGATTTGGCATCACACCCAGGCAATGTTTGGCAGGTAACAAGACGGTTTTTGGAGGATAA
- a CDS encoding TonB-dependent siderophore receptor: MVNFLQLRLSLLLTGVFFLLGMQATWAKDANSFGNSQILVQSPTPTSEIIAIAGVKATPTQNGVEVILETPLGEQLQITNRSTGNNFIADIPNAQLRLPNGNTFNFRSEKPNAGIIEITVINIDTNTVRVTVVGETSLPTVELFDDNTGLVFGINSSATAMQPPQQPETPPVEEIPETQTPQEEPAAQQDDAIELVVTGEQDGYRVPDATTGSRLDIPLIETPASIGVITEEFIEDKAPRRVEDLAPYISGVTAGNDGQGGLFTDFQIRGFSTGSQVYINGLRDNYRSLIRDFANIERLEILKGFSSLLYGTGSPGGVVNYITKKPQATPSYKFSADIGSFNFYRSEVDLTGPLTDDKNVLYRLILAFQDSDYFVDNVEDNRIFVAPSVTLSTGEGGSLTIEGEYYRQDKDFNTGAKFFNGEFFYDRSYTDLRNSQIYNHYRIAAYLDQPISKDWSLNLSGQYFNTQREANPIFVALGFEGDTLTRFYRTIFDDYNQYNLRGEIRGNFNIGETEHKLLAGVEYNKYSSRFNGVNAGFFGSIDVANPTFDVPIPTGLTNSTVDFSDSNWGVYIQDFIKLGQFRLLAGLRYGGFEYISGGVPAQDDNYISPSIGLVYSLTDSASIYASFSQSTEPQFGLLSDGGFPDARKATQYEVGTKVNLLNDRVSITAALFQLEQTNIAETDPSNPDFSILVGDIRSRGFELDVTGKVTENFSLIAAYTYLDSEVTKSVVPGQEGNRPINTPEHSVGLYGKYDFTGGSLKGLSLGTGLVYVGEREGDNENSFELPGYVRVDLGAAYKVNNLTFRLGIENLFDIRYASGSNNSANISQGSPFAVTGSVSVQF; encoded by the coding sequence ATGGTGAATTTTTTACAACTGCGGCTGTCGCTATTGCTGACAGGTGTATTTTTTCTTCTAGGAATGCAAGCAACATGGGCAAAAGATGCTAATTCTTTTGGCAACTCTCAAATTTTGGTACAGTCACCAACACCTACATCAGAAATTATCGCGATCGCGGGAGTAAAAGCAACTCCCACCCAAAATGGTGTAGAGGTAATTTTAGAGACACCCCTTGGAGAACAACTACAAATTACAAATCGCAGTACTGGTAATAATTTCATTGCAGACATTCCTAATGCTCAATTACGTTTACCTAACGGCAATACTTTCAACTTCCGTTCAGAAAAACCAAATGCGGGAATTATTGAAATAACAGTTATCAATATTGACACTAATACTGTGCGGGTGACAGTAGTAGGTGAAACAAGTTTACCAACAGTTGAATTATTTGATGACAATACAGGGCTGGTTTTTGGGATAAATTCTAGTGCAACCGCGATGCAGCCACCACAGCAGCCGGAAACGCCACCAGTAGAAGAAATACCAGAAACTCAGACACCGCAAGAAGAACCAGCAGCGCAGCAAGATGATGCGATTGAGTTGGTAGTGACAGGAGAACAAGATGGATATCGTGTACCAGATGCTACCACTGGAAGTAGGCTTGATATTCCACTAATAGAAACACCTGCATCAATTGGCGTAATTACAGAGGAATTCATTGAGGATAAAGCACCCCGACGAGTAGAAGACTTAGCTCCTTACATTAGCGGGGTTACAGCAGGGAATGATGGACAGGGTGGACTCTTCACTGACTTTCAAATTCGTGGATTTAGTACAGGTAGCCAAGTTTATATCAATGGGTTACGAGATAATTACCGTTCTTTAATCAGAGACTTTGCTAATATTGAACGTCTAGAAATTTTGAAAGGTTTCTCTTCGTTACTTTATGGCACAGGTTCACCCGGTGGAGTAGTTAACTATATTACAAAGAAGCCCCAAGCTACGCCCAGTTATAAATTTTCAGCCGATATAGGCAGCTTTAATTTTTATCGCAGTGAAGTTGATTTAACAGGGCCGTTAACTGACGACAAAAATGTACTTTATCGCCTGATTTTGGCCTTTCAAGATTCAGATTATTTTGTAGACAACGTTGAAGATAATCGCATTTTTGTGGCTCCCTCAGTAACGTTATCAACGGGCGAAGGCGGTTCTTTAACAATTGAAGGGGAGTATTACCGACAAGATAAAGACTTTAATACTGGAGCAAAATTTTTTAATGGTGAGTTTTTCTATGACCGCAGTTATACAGATCTCCGCAATAGCCAAATCTACAATCACTATCGGATTGCAGCTTACTTAGATCAGCCAATTAGTAAGGATTGGTCGCTTAACCTCAGCGGTCAGTACTTTAATACACAAAGAGAAGCTAATCCGATCTTTGTCGCACTTGGTTTTGAGGGTGATACTCTAACACGTTTCTACCGAACAATTTTTGATGACTATAATCAATACAATCTTCGAGGTGAAATCAGAGGTAACTTCAATATTGGAGAGACAGAACATAAGTTATTAGCAGGCGTTGAATACAATAAATACAGTTCAAGGTTCAATGGTGTTAATGCTGGTTTTTTTGGTAGTATTGACGTTGCTAACCCTACTTTTGATGTTCCTATCCCCACCGGACTTACTAATAGCACAGTTGATTTTAGTGACAGCAATTGGGGCGTTTACATTCAAGATTTCATAAAACTTGGGCAATTTCGTTTACTGGCAGGTTTGCGCTACGGCGGATTTGAGTATATAAGTGGTGGCGTACCTGCACAAGATGACAATTACATTTCTCCAAGCATCGGGTTAGTTTATAGTCTGACAGATTCAGCTTCAATTTATGCTAGCTTTAGTCAATCGACAGAGCCACAATTTGGTTTACTTTCAGACGGTGGTTTTCCTGACGCCAGAAAAGCTACTCAATATGAAGTTGGTACTAAAGTAAATCTGTTAAATGATAGAGTGAGTATCACGGCTGCACTGTTTCAGTTGGAACAAACAAACATTGCAGAAACAGATCCCAGCAACCCTGATTTCAGCATCCTTGTAGGCGATATTCGTAGCCGTGGATTTGAATTGGACGTTACAGGAAAAGTAACCGAGAATTTTAGCTTGATTGCAGCTTACACCTACCTAGATTCAGAAGTTACCAAAAGTGTTGTCCCTGGACAAGAAGGTAACCGCCCGATTAATACTCCAGAACACAGCGTGGGGCTTTATGGTAAGTACGACTTTACTGGAGGTTCGCTAAAAGGGTTGAGTTTAGGTACTGGTTTAGTTTATGTGGGTGAAAGAGAAGGAGATAACGAAAATAGTTTTGAGCTTCCTGGCTATGTGCGAGTCGATTTAGGTGCTGCTTACAAAGTTAATAACCTGACCTTTAGATTAGGTATTGAAAACCTCTTTGATATTCGTTATGCTTCCGGTTCAAACAATTCAGCAAATATTTCTCAAGGTTCACCTTTTGCCGTGACTGGTTCAGTGTCAGTGCAGTTTTAA
- a CDS encoding ABC transporter substrate-binding protein has protein sequence MTIRYWIRCLVLMFLIIGLITACSHHTVKNTVSPTNLASKDCRVVQHTMGETCVPINPQRIVTFSLPTLGNAIALGVKPLGSTYVDMLDEHTYLKSKVKGINSLGISSPNLEKILLIKPDIIIGWNAERQFYPLLSQIAPTVLFNWQNKTWRDLFDFVTQVLGKEEAAQQAWEHYHQRVEKLKAALGDRYKNKEISLVFLAPGVIFSETKNSFPDFILQDVGLQRPQAQNAIAPSAQLYFSLEELEKADGDVMFVGTLTDDSQNFLEELKQKPLWKHLRAVQQNHVYPINYLTWRGGNLLAADAVIDDLYKYLVNTQ, from the coding sequence GTGACAATACGCTATTGGATACGTTGTTTAGTATTAATGTTTTTGATTATTGGGCTGATTACAGCTTGTAGTCATCACACAGTTAAAAACACAGTTTCTCCTACTAATTTGGCAAGTAAAGATTGCCGCGTCGTTCAACACACAATGGGAGAAACCTGTGTTCCTATAAACCCACAGCGTATTGTCACTTTTTCTTTACCGACTTTAGGTAATGCAATTGCCTTGGGAGTTAAGCCCCTGGGAAGTACCTATGTTGATATGCTGGATGAACATACATATCTAAAAAGTAAAGTTAAAGGTATCAATTCATTAGGAATTTCCTCACCTAATTTAGAAAAGATTTTACTGATTAAGCCCGATATTATTATAGGTTGGAATGCGGAAAGACAATTTTATCCTCTCCTTTCGCAAATTGCGCCGACTGTATTATTTAATTGGCAAAATAAAACTTGGCGAGACTTATTTGATTTTGTAACTCAGGTCTTAGGAAAAGAAGAGGCTGCACAGCAAGCTTGGGAACATTATCATCAACGAGTTGAAAAACTCAAAGCAGCTTTGGGCGATCGCTATAAAAACAAAGAAATTTCTCTCGTATTTTTAGCTCCTGGTGTGATATTTAGTGAAACTAAAAACTCCTTTCCTGATTTTATTCTTCAAGATGTAGGTTTGCAACGTCCCCAAGCCCAAAATGCGATCGCACCTTCTGCACAACTGTATTTTTCTCTAGAAGAATTAGAGAAGGCTGATGGTGATGTGATGTTTGTGGGAACCTTGACTGATGATAGCCAAAATTTTCTGGAGGAACTCAAACAAAAACCACTCTGGAAACATCTTCGAGCAGTTCAACAAAATCATGTTTACCCGATCAATTACTTGACTTGGAGAGGAGGAAATTTACTTGCGGCTGACGCAGTGATTGATGACTTATATAAATACTTAGTCAACACCCAATAA